A single genomic interval of Symphalangus syndactylus isolate Jambi chromosome 18, NHGRI_mSymSyn1-v2.1_pri, whole genome shotgun sequence harbors:
- the NSA2 gene encoding ribosome biogenesis protein NSA2 homolog isoform X1 — MPQNEYIELHRKRYGYRLDYHEKKRKKESREAHERSKKAKKMIGLKAKLYHKQRHAEKIQMKKTIKMHEKRNTKQKNDEKTPQGAVPAYLLDREGQSRAKVLSNMIKQKRKEKAGKWEVPLPKVRAQGETEVLKVIRTGKRKKKAWKRMVTKVCFVGDGFTRKPPKYERFIRPMGLRFKKAHVTHPELKATFCLPILGVKKNPSSPLYTTLGVITKGTVIEVNVSELGLVTQGGKVIWGKYAQVTNNPENDGCINAVLLI, encoded by the exons ATG CCACAGAACGAATATATTGAATTACACCGTAAACGCTATGGATACCGTTTGGATTaccatgagaaaaagagaaagaaggaaagtcgAGAGGCTCATGAACGTtcaaagaaggcaaagaaaatgattGGTCTGAAGGCTAAGCTTTACCATAAACAGCGTCATGctgagaaaatacaaatgaaaaagac tATCAAGATGCATGAAAAGAGAAACACCAAACAAAAGAATGATGAAAAGACTCCACAGGGAGCAGTACCTGCCTATCTGCTGGACAGAGAGGGACAATCTCGAGCTAAAGTACTTTCCAATATGATTAAACAGAAACGAAAAGAGAAGGCG GGAAAATGGGAAGTCCCTCTGCCTAAAGTACGTGCCCAGGGAGAAACAGAAGTATTAAAAGTTATTCgaacaggaaagagaaagaagaaggcatGGAAGAGGATGGTTACTAAAGTGTGCTTTGTTGGAGATGGCTTTACAAGAAAACCACCTAAATATGAAAGATTCATCAGGCCAATG GGCTTGCGTTTCAAGAAAGCCCATGTAACACATCCTGAACTGAAAGCCACCTTTTGCCTACCAATACTTGGTGTAAAGAAGAATCCCTCATCCCCACTGTATACAACTTTGGGTGTTATTACCAAAGGTACTGTCATTGAAGTAAATGTGAGTGAACTGGGCCTTGTGACGCAAGGAGGCAAAGTTATTTGGG GAAAATATGCCCAGGTTACCAACAATCCTGAAAATGATGGATGTATAAATGCAGTCTTACTGATTTGA
- the NSA2 gene encoding ribosome biogenesis protein NSA2 homolog isoform X2 — protein MPQNEYIELHRKRYGYRLDYHEKKRKKESREAHERSKKAKKMIGLKAKLYHKQRHAEKIQMKKTIKMHEKRNTKQKNDEKTPQGAVPAYLLDREGQSRAKVLSNMIKQKRKEKAGKWEVPLPKVRAQGETEVLKVIRTGKRKKKAWKRMVTKVCFVGDGFTRKPPKYERFIRPMRQGSTMLARMVLISVIRPP, from the exons ATG CCACAGAACGAATATATTGAATTACACCGTAAACGCTATGGATACCGTTTGGATTaccatgagaaaaagagaaagaaggaaagtcgAGAGGCTCATGAACGTtcaaagaaggcaaagaaaatgattGGTCTGAAGGCTAAGCTTTACCATAAACAGCGTCATGctgagaaaatacaaatgaaaaagac tATCAAGATGCATGAAAAGAGAAACACCAAACAAAAGAATGATGAAAAGACTCCACAGGGAGCAGTACCTGCCTATCTGCTGGACAGAGAGGGACAATCTCGAGCTAAAGTACTTTCCAATATGATTAAACAGAAACGAAAAGAGAAGGCG GGAAAATGGGAAGTCCCTCTGCCTAAAGTACGTGCCCAGGGAGAAACAGAAGTATTAAAAGTTATTCgaacaggaaagagaaagaagaaggcatGGAAGAGGATGGTTACTAAAGTGTGCTTTGTTGGAGATGGCTTTACAAGAAAACCACCTAAATATGAAAGATTCATCAGGCCAATG agacagggttccaccatgttagccaggatggtcttgatctctgtgatccgcccgccttag
- the NSA2 gene encoding ribosome biogenesis protein NSA2 homolog isoform X3, producing the protein MPQNEYIELHRKRYGYRLDYHEKKRKKESREAHERSKKAKKMIGLKAKLYHKQRHAEKIQMKKTIKMHEKRNTKQKNDEKTPQGAVPAYLLDREGQSRAKVLSNMIKQKRKEKAGKWEVPLPKVRAQGETEVLKVIRTGKRKKKAWKRMVTKVCFVGDGFTRKPPKYERFIRPMENMPRLPTILKMMDV; encoded by the exons ATG CCACAGAACGAATATATTGAATTACACCGTAAACGCTATGGATACCGTTTGGATTaccatgagaaaaagagaaagaaggaaagtcgAGAGGCTCATGAACGTtcaaagaaggcaaagaaaatgattGGTCTGAAGGCTAAGCTTTACCATAAACAGCGTCATGctgagaaaatacaaatgaaaaagac tATCAAGATGCATGAAAAGAGAAACACCAAACAAAAGAATGATGAAAAGACTCCACAGGGAGCAGTACCTGCCTATCTGCTGGACAGAGAGGGACAATCTCGAGCTAAAGTACTTTCCAATATGATTAAACAGAAACGAAAAGAGAAGGCG GGAAAATGGGAAGTCCCTCTGCCTAAAGTACGTGCCCAGGGAGAAACAGAAGTATTAAAAGTTATTCgaacaggaaagagaaagaagaaggcatGGAAGAGGATGGTTACTAAAGTGTGCTTTGTTGGAGATGGCTTTACAAGAAAACCACCTAAATATGAAAGATTCATCAGGCCAATG GAAAATATGCCCAGGTTACCAACAATCCTGAAAATGATGGATGTATAA